In a single window of the Lacerta agilis isolate rLacAgi1 chromosome 15, rLacAgi1.pri, whole genome shotgun sequence genome:
- the DNAJC30 gene encoding dnaJ homolog subfamily C member 30, mitochondrial, with product MALLRGLNKGAATPLLWAPRAVLPHPPQTAGLSGTESGSGTGRSGSGPQGLYELLGVPSGATQAQIKTAYYKQSFLYHPDRNAGSEEAARRFTLVNEAYLVLGSVALRRKYDRGLLSKEDLRTAGKPSGKTAGSTTTTTGTSSASRTQPFASTWPHNKPIFDFDKFYQAHYGEQLERERFLREKRQEMLKRKAEMEKMWQREHLQELLVAITFLSALILLVTFK from the coding sequence ATGGCCTTATTAAGGGGCCTGAACAAGGGGGCGGCGACCCCACTACTGTGGGCGCCCCGGGCAGTGCTCCCCCACCCGCCCCAGACGGCGGGCCTTTCGGGGACCGAATCCGGGAGCGGCACAGGCCGGTCGGGCTCCGGTCCGCAGGGCTTGTACGAGCTGCTGGGGGTCCCCTCGGGGGCCACGCAGGCGCAGATCAAGACGGCATACTACAAGCAGTCTTTTCTGTACCACCCGGACCGCAACGCCGGCAGCGAAGAGGCGGCGCGGCGCTTCACCCTCGTAAACGAGGCCTACCTGGTGCTGGGCAGCGTCGCCCTCCGAAGGAAGTACGACCGCGGCCTGCTCAGCAAGGAGGACCTGCGCACCGCCGGCAAGCCTTCGGGCAAGACAGCAGGGtcgaccaccaccaccaccggtaCCTCTTCAGCCAGCAGGACGCAGCCCTTTGCCTCCACGTGGCCCCACAACAAGCCCATATTTGACTTTGACAAGTTCTACCAGGCCCACTATGGGGAGCAGCTGGAGCGTGAGCGCTTCCTCCGCGAGAAGCGACAGGAGATGCTGAAGCGCAAGGCTGAGATGGAAAAAATGTGGCAGCGGGAGCACCTGCAGGAGTTGCTGGTCGCCATCACTTTCTTGTCAGCTCTGATCCTCCTTGTCACCTTCAAGTga
- the VPS37D gene encoding vacuolar protein sorting-associated protein 37D, whose product MERDRGPRGSAVDLGFGALSTAQLRALMRDETWLERIVKLSRKFQNLQLERERRLASNYALAKQNLALQPRLENGKASLAIKYQELRELRETCRDKQQRLGACMAKWTPENAVSRLQAELDGVEAKVEEQMEQFLCWDLPVETFVESFQHARMLSHLRRTQLEKLQGALKLEKLEKAKDKPSPGSEEPPAVSPALPVPAPPPPPPSAQAPPPVPNGPPPKVFQLRLAPAFLIPSEAVLPIPVGTGPQKCCLPALATSHPSAPFVSSPLSLIGHIHLAQAHLPPQQKKKEPPHR is encoded by the exons ATGGAGCGCGATCGGGGCCCGCGGGGCTCGGCGGTGGACCTGGGCTTCGGGGCGCTCAGCACCGCGCAGCTCCGCGCCCTCATGCGGGACGAGACGTGGCTGGAGCGCATCGTCAAGCTGAGCAGGAAG TTCCAGAACTTGCAGCTGGAACGGGAGAGGCGCCTGGCCTCCAACTACGCTTTGGCAAAGCAGAACCTGGCACTGCAACCACGGCTGGAGAACGGCAAGGCCTCCCTGGCCATCAAGTATCAGGAGCTGAGGGAACTGCGGGAGACATGCCGGGACAAGCAGCAGCGTCTGG GGGCATGTATGGCCAAGTGGACCCCCGAGAACGCCGTGAGCAGGCTGCAAGCTGAGCTGGACGGCGTGGAGGCCAAGGTGGAG GAGCAGATGGAGCAGTTTCTCTGCTGGGACCTCCCCGTGGAGACCTTTGTGGAGTCTTTCCAGCACGCCCGAATGCTCTCCCACCTGCGCCGCACCCAGCTGGAGAAACTGCAGGGCGCCCTCAAACTGGAGAAACTGGAGAAGGCCAAGGACAAGCCCAGCCCCGGCAGCGAGGAGCCGCCCGCCGTCTCCCCTGCCCTCCCGGTGCCAGCGCCGCCTCCACCACCGCCTTCGGCCCAAGCCCCTCCGCCGGTGCCAAACGGGCCGCCCCCCAAGGTCTTCCAGCTGCGCTTGGCGCCGGCATTCCTCATCCCCTCGGAGGCCGTGCTCCCCATCCCGGTGGGGACGGGCCCCCAAAAGTGCTGCCTGCCGGCCCTGGCCACCTCGCACCCTTCTGCTCCCTTCGTGAGCTCGCCCTTGAGCCTGATTGGACACATCCACCTGGCACAGGCCCACCTGCCTCCccagcagaagaagaaggagccTCCGCACCGGTAG